The proteins below come from a single Terriglobia bacterium genomic window:
- the rplK gene encoding 50S ribosomal protein L11: MKKIIGQVKLQIPAGKATPAPPVGTALGPQGVNIMEFCKAFNARTSAKDQEGLIIPVVITVFADRSFTFITKTPPASVLLKRAAGIAKGSGEPNKNKVGKVTEKQIEEIAKIKLPDSNATNLESIMETVRGTARSMGIEVVSG, translated from the coding sequence CTTCAAATCCCGGCGGGGAAGGCCACGCCCGCCCCTCCGGTCGGCACGGCGCTGGGGCCCCAGGGCGTCAATATCATGGAATTCTGCAAGGCCTTCAATGCGAGGACCTCGGCGAAGGATCAGGAGGGGTTGATCATTCCTGTCGTCATCACCGTGTTTGCGGACCGGTCATTCACCTTTATCACCAAGACCCCGCCCGCCTCCGTGCTTTTGAAACGTGCCGCGGGGATTGCCAAGGGTTCAGGCGAACCGAACAAGAACAAGGTGGGAAAAGTCACGGAAAAACAGATTGAGGAGATCGCCAAGATCAAACTGCCCGACTCCAATGCCACCAACCTGGAATCCATTATGGAGACGGTGCGGGGGACCGCGCGCAGCATGGGCATTGAAGTGGTTTCGGGATAG